The following coding sequences lie in one Sphingobium sp. KCTC 72723 genomic window:
- a CDS encoding glutathione S-transferase family protein has product MPETLTLYTNPMSRGQIARWMLEEVGAPYDTVILDYAADMKAPDYLAINPMGKVPAIVHNGTIITECAAICAYLADAFPAANLAPPLAARGPYYRWLFFAAGPVEAAITNASLGFTLPEGRERMAGYGTLDDTLNALEQAVSGDTWICGDQFTAADVYVGAQIDWGLAFGTMPARPAFTSYADRLRARPAYLRQKEIDNALIAAAQTPA; this is encoded by the coding sequence ATGCCCGAAACCCTCACCCTCTACACCAACCCCATGTCGCGCGGGCAGATCGCCCGCTGGATGCTGGAGGAAGTCGGCGCGCCTTACGACACCGTCATCCTCGATTATGCCGCCGACATGAAGGCGCCCGACTATCTCGCCATCAACCCGATGGGCAAAGTCCCCGCGATCGTCCACAACGGCACCATCATCACCGAATGCGCCGCCATCTGCGCCTATCTCGCCGACGCTTTCCCGGCCGCAAACCTCGCCCCGCCCTTGGCTGCACGCGGCCCCTATTATCGCTGGCTATTCTTCGCGGCCGGGCCGGTCGAAGCCGCCATCACCAACGCATCGCTCGGCTTCACTCTGCCCGAAGGGCGCGAGCGGATGGCGGGCTATGGCACGCTGGACGATACGCTCAACGCGCTCGAACAGGCCGTGTCCGGTGACACATGGATTTGCGGCGATCAATTCACCGCGGCCGACGTCTATGTCGGCGCACAGATCGACTGGGGTCTGGCGTTCGGCACCATGCCCGCCCGCCCCGCCTTTACCAGCTATGCCGACCGCCTGCGCGCCCGCCCCGCCTATCTGCGGCAAAAGGAAATCGACAACGCCCTGATCGCCGCCGCCCAAACCCCGGCCTGA
- a CDS encoding Bax inhibitor-1 family protein, translating to MANWSDPRSDIAGFGGATTAARGEAFDAGLRRYMLSVYNYMASGVLLTGIVALLFASSGMAAQVLGGPGILKYVIMFAPLVFVMVLSFGINRLSTAAAQGLFWAYAAVMGLSLSSIFLVYTGTSIAQTFFATSAAFVGLSLFGYTTKKDLSGFGTFLIMGVIGLLVASLINIFLKSSVMDLVISGVGVLLFAGLTAYDTQKIKSIYAHVAGTDMMSKSVVMGALNLYLDFINMFLFLLRFMGGNRD from the coding sequence ATGGCCAACTGGTCCGACCCCCGTTCCGACATTGCGGGCTTTGGCGGTGCCACGACCGCTGCGCGCGGCGAGGCGTTCGACGCCGGGCTGCGCCGCTATATGCTGTCGGTCTATAATTATATGGCGAGTGGCGTGCTGCTGACGGGTATCGTCGCGCTGCTGTTCGCGTCGAGTGGCATGGCCGCGCAGGTGCTGGGCGGCCCCGGCATCCTGAAATATGTCATCATGTTCGCGCCTTTGGTGTTCGTGATGGTGCTGAGTTTCGGCATCAACCGGCTGTCGACGGCGGCCGCGCAGGGGCTGTTCTGGGCCTATGCGGCGGTGATGGGGCTGTCGCTGTCGTCGATCTTCCTGGTCTATACCGGCACATCGATCGCGCAGACTTTCTTTGCGACATCTGCCGCGTTCGTGGGGTTGAGCCTGTTTGGCTATACCACGAAGAAGGATCTGTCGGGTTTCGGCACCTTCCTGATCATGGGCGTGATCGGTTTGCTGGTGGCCAGCCTGATCAACATCTTCCTCAAGTCCAGCGTGATGGACCTGGTGATCAGCGGCGTTGGTGTGCTGCTGTTCGCGGGCTTGACGGCGTATGATACGCAGAAGATCAAGAGCATCTATGCGCATGTCGCTGGCACGGACATGATGAGCAAGTCGGTAGTGATGGGGGCGTTGAACCTCTATCTCGACTTCATCAATATGTTCCTGTTCCTGCTGCGCTTCATGGGCGGCAATCGCGACTGA
- the thpR gene encoding RNA 2',3'-cyclic phosphodiesterase produces the protein MHRLFVAIRPPAIQRAWLRTHMTGVTAARWQDDDQLHITLRFIGEVDGPCAQDIADMLRNIRFPPLELTFQGVGQFDRKGIVDTLWAGVTPREPLTHLHRKVDRACVTLGLPPERRAYVPHITLARFGRHGGLVEPFLARHTSLNGAPFRIDSLGLFESVIGHAGAAYHLIERYTANA, from the coding sequence ATGCACCGCCTGTTCGTCGCCATCCGTCCTCCCGCCATCCAGCGCGCCTGGCTCCGCACGCATATGACCGGCGTCACCGCCGCGCGCTGGCAGGATGACGATCAATTGCACATCACACTGCGCTTCATCGGCGAAGTCGATGGTCCGTGTGCGCAGGATATTGCCGACATGCTGCGCAATATTCGCTTCCCACCGCTGGAGCTGACGTTTCAGGGGGTCGGCCAGTTCGACCGGAAAGGCATAGTGGACACGCTATGGGCGGGCGTAACCCCGCGCGAACCGCTGACGCATCTGCATCGCAAGGTCGATCGCGCCTGCGTCACCCTTGGCCTGCCGCCGGAACGGCGCGCTTATGTTCCTCACATCACGCTGGCCCGCTTCGGTCGCCACGGCGGCCTGGTCGAACCCTTTCTCGCCCGGCACACCAGCCTGAACGGCGCGCCATTCCGCATCGACAGCCTCGGTCTGTTCGAAAGCGTGATCGGCCATGCAGGCGCGGCCTATCACCTGATCGAACGCTACACCGCCAACGCCTGA
- a CDS encoding superoxide dismutase family protein — MKFYPLFAAVPLAMLLTGCATSSGTGAVAAPTAKAKLMAGDDAARGEAVVTQSGDGLHVVVKAMGLTPGTHAVHIHMTGVCTGPDFTSAGGHWNPTARKHGKDNPAGQHMGDMPNMLAGPDGSGEIEYHIAAGMISEGATPLLDADGAAVVIHAQADDNRTDPAGNAGGRVACGVLATK; from the coding sequence ATGAAATTCTATCCCCTTTTTGCCGCCGTGCCGCTTGCCATGTTGTTGACGGGCTGCGCGACCAGCAGCGGAACCGGCGCCGTCGCGGCCCCGACCGCAAAGGCCAAATTGATGGCAGGCGATGACGCTGCACGCGGGGAAGCCGTGGTTACGCAGAGCGGCGACGGCCTGCATGTCGTGGTCAAGGCGATGGGCCTGACGCCCGGCACGCACGCAGTCCATATCCACATGACGGGCGTCTGCACCGGACCTGATTTCACCAGCGCAGGCGGTCATTGGAACCCGACCGCGCGCAAGCATGGCAAGGATAATCCGGCGGGCCAGCATATGGGGGATATGCCCAATATGCTGGCGGGACCGGATGGGTCGGGCGAAATCGAATATCATATCGCCGCGGGCATGATCAGCGAAGGGGCGACGCCCTTGCTGGACGCCGATGGTGCTGCGGTCGTCATTCATGCGCAAGCCGATGATAATCGCACCGATCCGGCCGGGAACGCGGGTGGACGGGTAGCCTGCGGGGTGCTGGCCACCAAATAA
- a CDS encoding OmpA family protein yields MRKLALAAALATTALATPAFARDDSWYVGVDAGVLLVEDQNIAFSARPSGGAAVPTLDYHKGYDFDANIGYDFGGFRLEAEAAYKRAEIDLAKTGATRGGLGGASSALSFMLNGLLDFGPDDGLQGFVGGGVGVSRAKVASNILNDSDTGFAWQALAGVRYPVTSNVDVSLKYRFFNQDDIKLIPAYTSPYGVAGSTAETKLRTHSVLLGLTYNFGEPAAPPPPPPPPPPPPPPPPPPPPPPVAECSPGPYIVFFEWDKSDVTPDAATILDNAVSAYSNCGSAQVMLAGYADKSGSASYNVGLSQRRADGVKAYMASKGIPDGVMTTQAFGETNPRVETADGVRELQNRRVEITYGPGSGM; encoded by the coding sequence ATGCGGAAGCTTGCCCTCGCGGCTGCGCTTGCGACCACGGCCCTGGCCACTCCGGCCTTTGCGCGTGATGATAGCTGGTATGTTGGCGTCGACGCCGGCGTGCTGCTGGTCGAAGACCAGAACATTGCCTTCTCGGCTCGTCCGTCGGGCGGTGCCGCCGTTCCGACGCTCGATTACCATAAGGGTTATGATTTCGACGCGAATATCGGCTATGATTTCGGCGGTTTCCGTCTGGAAGCTGAAGCCGCATACAAGCGCGCGGAAATCGACCTTGCCAAGACCGGCGCGACCCGCGGCGGCCTCGGTGGTGCGTCTTCGGCTCTGTCGTTCATGTTGAACGGCTTGCTTGACTTCGGTCCCGATGATGGCCTTCAGGGCTTCGTTGGCGGCGGCGTTGGCGTCTCGCGCGCCAAGGTTGCTTCGAACATTCTGAACGACAGCGACACGGGCTTCGCTTGGCAGGCTCTGGCCGGCGTGCGTTACCCCGTGACCAGCAATGTCGATGTGTCGCTGAAATATCGCTTCTTTAACCAGGACGATATCAAGCTGATCCCGGCCTATACCAGCCCTTATGGCGTTGCCGGTTCGACTGCCGAAACCAAGCTGCGCACGCACAGCGTTCTGCTGGGCCTGACGTACAACTTCGGCGAACCAGCGGCTCCTCCGCCGCCCCCGCCGCCACCCCCGCCGCCTCCGCCGCCTCCGCCCCCGCCGCCTCCGCCGCCGGTTGCAGAGTGTTCGCCTGGCCCGTACATCGTGTTCTTCGAATGGGACAAGTCGGACGTTACGCCTGACGCTGCCACCATTCTGGACAACGCGGTTTCGGCCTACAGCAACTGCGGTAGCGCCCAGGTCATGCTGGCAGGTTATGCGGACAAGTCGGGTTCGGCTTCGTACAACGTCGGTCTGTCGCAGCGTCGCGCCGATGGCGTGAAGGCCTATATGGCGTCGAAGGGTATCCCTGACGGCGTGATGACGACCCAGGCGTTCGGTGAAACGAACCCCCGCGTCGAAACCGCCGACGGCGTTCGCGAACTGCAGAACCGTCGCGTGGAAATCACCTACGGTCCGGGTTCGGGCATGTAA
- a CDS encoding DUF2793 domain-containing protein, which yields MTMEQTPRWTLPLLVAGQAQKEYFHNEALVRIDALLHGRVESADAAMPPASPAIGQCWIVATGASGAWAGQAGALACWTEGGWRFIAPRAGLSIAVADRGHALRHDGSAWQDEAVRAEGLFVDGKRVVRERQGAVPLPAGGATIDAESRTAIAAIVAALHSHGLIEV from the coding sequence ATGACGATGGAACAAACGCCGCGATGGACCCTGCCGCTGCTGGTCGCGGGGCAGGCGCAGAAAGAATATTTCCATAATGAGGCGCTGGTGCGGATCGACGCCCTGCTGCACGGGCGGGTTGAAAGCGCCGATGCGGCGATGCCGCCTGCGTCGCCCGCGATCGGTCAGTGCTGGATCGTGGCGACCGGGGCGAGCGGGGCATGGGCGGGACAGGCCGGTGCGCTGGCCTGCTGGACCGAAGGCGGGTGGCGATTCATAGCGCCGCGTGCCGGGCTTTCGATCGCGGTGGCGGACCGGGGCCATGCGCTGCGCCATGATGGCAGCGCGTGGCAGGACGAGGCGGTGCGCGCAGAGGGGCTGTTCGTGGACGGGAAAAGAGTTGTGCGTGAGCGACAGGGAGCGGTGCCTTTGCCAGCAGGCGGGGCGACCATCGATGCGGAATCGCGCACGGCAATTGCCGCAATTGTGGCCGCGTTGCACAGCCACGGATTAATAGAGGTTTGA
- a CDS encoding phage tail protein, with product MATVVLTAVGTAIGGPIGNMVDREVLFRPKGRTGPRLTELQVQTSSYGTQLPRIFGTMRVAGTVIWATDLRETSVKSSGGKGRGSVTSFSYSASFAVALSARAIGSIGRIWADGNLLRGVAGDFKTELSGFRVYSGGEGQAVDPLIAAAQGEAQTPAHRGLAYVVFEDLALADYGNRIPSLTFEVVADDGAVGIADIVADLSGGRIGGADLGVVDGYAASGADVREGIGPLVDAQGLALSDGADGLRLSAMGVAGGEVGVGMLAARVNGRVVDPVERSGGAADGVPVALSVRHYDAARDYQAGVQRVSRPGPGRAEQELEMPAVIGADAARGLARDRLAAAWTGRATMTLRCGWSALMLEPGAVVRVDDAPGLWRIEEREWEAMAVRLSLRRVPGAGGTMPGGASSGVIVRQVDAPHGVTHLMLADLPRLKDGVASAPMIVAAASGGEGWRSATLFIMGEGGDATPIGRSAPRAVMGVVDAPLLPGSATLIDGRNALLVTVLAADMALSGADEAALGQGRNLSLVGGELIQFGAAVRTGDASYRLTQLRRGLYGTEWAMAGHEAGAPFLLIEEARLVEPVAAMGGVAEVGASVRLAAIGLGDVEPVEVAMTVRGEALVPPSPVHLSARGDGSGGWAIGWTRRSRSGWRWSNGGDVPLAEESERYVLRVLDGDVVVRSAEAVTPGWTYDAGMIAADGVAGRMLAVEVRQVGAFAVGRAGVIAVGM from the coding sequence ATGGCGACGGTGGTGCTGACGGCGGTGGGGACGGCGATTGGCGGGCCGATCGGCAATATGGTCGACCGGGAGGTGCTGTTCCGGCCCAAGGGGCGGACGGGACCGAGGCTGACCGAATTGCAGGTGCAGACGTCAAGTTATGGCACGCAATTGCCCAGGATTTTCGGGACGATGCGGGTGGCCGGAACAGTGATCTGGGCCACCGACCTGCGCGAGACGAGCGTGAAAAGCAGCGGGGGCAAGGGGCGCGGGAGCGTGACCAGTTTCAGCTATTCGGCCAGTTTCGCGGTGGCTTTGTCGGCGCGGGCGATTGGGTCGATCGGGCGGATATGGGCGGACGGCAATTTGCTGCGCGGGGTGGCGGGGGACTTCAAGACCGAGCTGAGCGGGTTTCGCGTTTATTCCGGTGGCGAGGGACAGGCGGTCGATCCGCTGATCGCGGCGGCGCAGGGAGAGGCGCAGACGCCCGCGCACCGGGGCTTGGCCTATGTGGTGTTCGAGGATCTGGCGCTGGCCGATTATGGCAACCGGATCCCGTCGCTGACGTTCGAGGTGGTGGCCGATGACGGGGCGGTGGGCATAGCGGACATTGTAGCGGACCTGAGCGGCGGGCGGATCGGCGGCGCGGATCTGGGCGTGGTCGATGGCTATGCCGCGAGCGGGGCGGATGTGCGTGAGGGAATTGGGCCACTGGTCGATGCGCAGGGGCTGGCGCTGAGCGATGGAGCGGACGGGTTGAGGCTGAGCGCCATGGGTGTCGCCGGGGGCGAGGTTGGCGTCGGGATGCTGGCGGCGCGGGTGAACGGGCGGGTGGTCGATCCGGTCGAGCGGTCGGGCGGGGCAGCCGATGGCGTGCCGGTGGCGTTGTCGGTGCGTCATTATGATGCGGCGCGCGATTATCAGGCAGGGGTGCAGCGAGTGAGCCGACCGGGACCGGGCCGGGCCGAACAGGAGCTGGAGATGCCCGCCGTGATTGGGGCGGATGCGGCGCGGGGATTGGCGCGCGATCGGCTGGCGGCGGCGTGGACCGGGCGGGCTACGATGACGCTGCGCTGTGGCTGGAGCGCGCTGATGCTGGAGCCGGGCGCTGTGGTGCGGGTCGATGATGCGCCGGGGCTGTGGCGGATCGAGGAGCGGGAATGGGAAGCGATGGCGGTGCGGCTGTCGCTGCGCCGGGTGCCAGGCGCGGGCGGGACGATGCCGGGTGGGGCGTCGTCCGGCGTGATCGTGCGGCAGGTGGATGCGCCCCATGGCGTCACGCACCTGATGCTGGCGGACCTGCCGCGATTGAAGGACGGCGTGGCGAGCGCGCCGATGATCGTGGCGGCAGCAAGTGGGGGCGAAGGATGGCGCAGCGCGACGCTGTTCATCATGGGCGAGGGCGGCGACGCGACGCCGATCGGGCGGAGTGCGCCGCGCGCGGTGATGGGGGTTGTGGATGCGCCTCTATTGCCGGGCAGCGCGACCCTGATCGACGGGCGCAATGCGTTGCTGGTTACGGTGCTGGCGGCGGACATGGCGTTGAGCGGGGCGGATGAGGCGGCGCTGGGTCAGGGGCGGAACCTGTCCCTGGTGGGGGGCGAATTGATCCAGTTCGGGGCGGCGGTGCGTACGGGGGACGCCAGCTATCGGCTGACCCAGTTGCGCCGGGGGCTGTATGGGACGGAATGGGCGATGGCCGGGCATGAGGCAGGCGCGCCGTTCCTGCTGATCGAGGAAGCGCGGCTGGTCGAGCCGGTGGCGGCGATGGGCGGCGTGGCGGAAGTGGGCGCGAGCGTGCGGTTGGCCGCAATCGGGCTGGGCGATGTCGAGCCGGTCGAGGTGGCGATGACGGTGCGCGGTGAGGCGCTGGTGCCGCCGTCGCCGGTGCATCTGAGCGCGCGGGGTGATGGCAGTGGGGGATGGGCGATCGGCTGGACCCGCCGCAGCCGCAGCGGATGGCGATGGAGCAATGGCGGCGATGTGCCGCTGGCCGAGGAAAGCGAGCGCTATGTGTTGCGGGTGCTGGACGGCGATGTCGTGGTGCGCAGCGCAGAGGCCGTGACGCCTGGCTGGACCTATGACGCGGGGATGATCGCCGCCGATGGCGTGGCCGGGCGGATGCTGGCTGTCGAGGTGCGGCAGGTGGGGGCTTTTGCGGTCGGCCGGGCCGGCGTGATTGCCGTGGGGATGTGA
- a CDS encoding C40 family peptidase produces MSGVDGVVERARALVGVPFRLHGRCARLGVDCVGLAMLALGRRDAPDTYGLRMGDAGRAAHWLAAAGLRQVDDMQPGDVALVRAGPMQLHLMIHVPGGFVHAHAGLRRVVAMPGPSPWPVIGCWRL; encoded by the coding sequence ATGAGTGGCGTTGATGGGGTGGTGGAGCGGGCGCGGGCTTTGGTCGGCGTGCCGTTCCGCCTGCATGGCCGGTGCGCAAGGCTGGGCGTGGATTGTGTGGGGCTGGCGATGCTGGCGCTGGGGCGGAGGGATGCGCCCGACACTTATGGTTTGCGGATGGGGGATGCGGGGCGGGCAGCGCATTGGCTGGCGGCGGCGGGGTTGCGGCAGGTGGATGACATGCAGCCGGGCGATGTCGCTCTGGTGCGGGCGGGGCCGATGCAGTTGCATCTGATGATCCATGTACCGGGCGGGTTCGTCCATGCCCATGCCGGATTGCGGCGGGTGGTCGCCATGCCGGGACCATCGCCCTGGCCGGTGATTGGGTGCTGGCGGTTATAA
- a CDS encoding DUF2163 domain-containing protein, whose translation MSVVERLGEPVNTLAFCWRIARRDGVTIGLTSHDRDLTIGGLRYRAAAGMVPSAIRSGMGLDGEDSDLAGALSSEAISEADLMAGRWDGAALEVRLTQWEEPGALWLLLARGEMGAVARKGQAFSAELIGAAAVLGAAVAPAMSPDCRAALGDRACRVDMAGRRRVVTVGVVEDAAVGVAGLEPGAYAFGTLRWMGGANAGLMQAVVDNDAASVTLADPPAFAVGAGTLAMLTEGCDRQVATCAGRFGNVVNFRGEPYLPGMDLLTRYPGA comes from the coding sequence ATGAGTGTTGTCGAGAGGCTGGGCGAGCCGGTCAACACGCTGGCCTTTTGCTGGCGGATCGCGCGGCGGGACGGAGTGACGATTGGCCTGACGAGCCATGATCGCGACCTGACCATCGGCGGGCTGCGTTATCGCGCTGCGGCGGGGATGGTGCCGTCTGCGATTCGCAGCGGGATGGGGCTGGATGGCGAGGATAGCGACCTGGCGGGGGCGCTGAGCAGCGAGGCTATCAGCGAGGCGGACCTGATGGCGGGGCGCTGGGACGGAGCGGCGCTGGAGGTGCGGCTGACGCAATGGGAGGAACCGGGCGCGCTGTGGCTGCTGCTGGCACGGGGCGAGATGGGGGCAGTGGCGCGCAAGGGGCAGGCGTTCAGTGCGGAGTTGATCGGCGCGGCGGCGGTGCTGGGGGCGGCGGTTGCGCCTGCAATGTCGCCCGATTGCCGCGCGGCGCTGGGCGATCGGGCGTGCCGGGTGGACATGGCGGGGCGGCGGCGGGTGGTGACGGTCGGCGTGGTGGAGGATGCGGCGGTGGGCGTCGCGGGGCTGGAGCCGGGGGCTTATGCGTTCGGGACGTTGCGCTGGATGGGCGGGGCCAATGCGGGATTGATGCAGGCGGTGGTGGATAATGATGCGGCAAGCGTGACGCTGGCCGATCCGCCTGCCTTTGCGGTTGGGGCGGGGACGCTGGCGATGCTGACGGAGGGGTGCGACCGGCAGGTGGCGACCTGCGCCGGGCGGTTCGGCAATGTGGTGAATTTTCGGGGGGAGCCTTATCTGCCGGGGATGGACCTGCTGACGCGATATCCGGGGGCATGA